Within the Telopea speciosissima isolate NSW1024214 ecotype Mountain lineage chromosome 4, Tspe_v1, whole genome shotgun sequence genome, the region ATTGAGCTGAAAAACGGATCAAATTAATGAGACAAAATGGGTATTCTTCTCAAGCTACTGTGGGCCTAAAGCTCTACAGTGCGCAAGTTGACTCTAGGAAGAATGTACAACAAACTCAGACTTCCAAAGCTCTCAAGGAAAATGACAAGCGAAGAAAGATACGAGGATAGGGGAATGCTATGAAAACTAAAAGCCATATGATGCTatgaaaactaaaaccaaaggcagagaaaaaaaaagttcattAAAACAGAAAGCAAAGAAATGAACTCACTGCAGTCTGTGGCTGACTAGAAACCCAATGACCCTGACTTCCATCAGTTGCACCGTCTTCCCGACTAGTTCCATTGACCAATGGAAGTCTCCCACCATTCTTTTTAGCAAGAGCAACTTTTCTTGCAGCCTCTTGTAAAGCACCCATTGCCACATTATAGATGTCAATTGTTTTCACCCCTTCATCTACATATTTTAGGGCTTCCTGACGCAAATTATTGTATCGCACAGTAACAGATTCTCGAGAATTCAGCAGATCACTGGCACGTTGTTCTAATATAACCCCGCTTTTAGCATTTCTCGTCCATCGTTTCAAAATGTAGTGCGAAGGAAGGGTGAGAACATTTGTGACCCTAAAGACAGTCAATATGTGTCTGCAAAGAAGGCCTGAGAACTCAAACATCTGGCAGCTACAAGCTACCTTCATCTCAAGAACATTGAGTCTGACAATGTAAGACTTGTGATCTTCTCCAAACTTCGCTACTCGATATGTATTCATTGCCCCATCATCTTCAATTTTGGTTGCCATGAAAGTAAGAGTCTCAACTAACTCCTCTTGAAATTTCACAAATAATTTTCGAGTGTAAAGCTCAGCAGCTTGTTTCTCCATGGGCGAAGGGGTCTTCAGAACAGGGGCAGTGTTCATCGTATCGAAATCAGCTTTCACCTCTTTCTCATAGCGGCTCTCCAGTGCCTTCTCATACTGTTTAACCAACAGCTGTAAATTGGTAGAAGCATTCACATACCCATCGAAATAAGAGTTCATACTGTCACTCCTTTGGGTTATTGACATTTCTGCAAAGAATGTATTCCGTAGATACACTGGCACCCACTGCCTGCGAGCATTGTATATTGCTTGAAGCCATTCATGCTCCCGGAGGCTATACCTATCAATGAGGGCCATCCAACAAGATTCAAACTCTTCAATGGATTCAGCCATATTGACACATTTGTGGAACTCTGCTTCAAAAGTAGGGTGCTCAAGATACACATGAGACAACTTCTCCTGGCCTTCTTTAAAGATGTGCCACTTGCAGAAACGGTGACGCGTCTCCGGGAATACCTGTGTGATGGCTGACCGTATCACCCTGTCATGATCAGTAGTGATCGACACTGGAGggcgtcctgacattgctgtaaGCCAGGTCTTGAAAAGCCAAACAAAAGAAGCTTCAGACTCATTTATGAGGAGAGCACAACCAAACAATACAGGCTGCCCATGGTGGTTTACACCAGTGAATGGGGCAAAAGGCAGACGATACCGATTTGACCTGTAAGTCGTGTCAAAGGTAACTGTATCACCGAAGTAAGTGTAGTTAGTTCTGGCCTTCGAATCAGCCCAGAAAATATTGCTCATACACTGATCCTCGTCGCCCTGCACAGCATAGAAGAATGCCGGGTTCTGGGCATGCATGTGCTTTAAATAATCCAAAAGGATCTGAGTATCTCCACCAAGGGTCCTCTGCCGACTACTTCTCATGTAATTCCTGCAGTCACGCTCGGTGAAACCCACGTTGCTAGTTCCGCCATATTCTTTAATCAACGCAGACATAATCCCACTCGGGCCAATTCCAGCCCCTTGCAATGTATCGATTAAGGACTTTGCAGAGCCGGAGACATGCCTGTGGGAACGGAGGCAATGCACCTTGTCTGCTGGGACAAGCTCGTGATTATGTTCCTTCTCGAAGCTGGACACAACCCATTTCCCTGATTCTTGTATCTTGACCACCAACATGGCCTTGCAACCAACTCTGGTCACCGCCCGGGGCCGTTTGACCTTGCTTTCACGGCCATGCCTGTCTTTCTCAACTCGAAACCCTTCTTTGGCGCACACAAAGGATCTCTGTATGATTGCTCCATCCCTCCTGGAGCGACGGGACATGCTAACACGGGTGCTAAAACCGACTCTCCGAGCATAGGAATTGTAGAAGGCCTTGGCAGCCTCTTCGGACTCAAATTCCATCCCTTCATAAGGTTCAAAGTTCATATCACCCTCAGGGATGTACAATTCCCTGCCAGCTGAACTCTCAACCATGTCATGATCATCCTCATCAACGGGATGTTCGATGTCGACGACGTCATCCGCCAAGCCCATATCGAATTCAATCACCTCATTTTCCATGTTCAATGGTTCGAACTCCATGGATTATCTCAACTGGTTAATTCTTTCCACAACAATTCCAGATGAAATACAAGCAACTGAAGCATTATAAATTAATCAAACCCAGTATAAGAAACTAACTGACCGTCATCTCGAGATACACAGCCAACTGACCAGGAACGAGGTCCACCGGCTCTTCACAAGCAAAACTCTCAGAAGAGAGGGTCGACGATAGACAAAGATAGAAACTTCTAGGGTTTCTACATAAAGTGATGTCAAGGTAATACAGAAGGTAAGTGTCTATGGATTCTAGGGTTTACAGAGGAGAAGAGGCagtgagaaagaaagagagagatagggaAAGACAATCACAGAAGGAAACCGTAGAATCTCAAGAACCACAGAACTTggctttcagggtttttcaTTTCCTGCCCTCTCTTCGTGATTTCAAGTAACAGAGGTTCTCTTGACAGAGGGGACTTTGAGGGCAGTTGCAGCagagaggagaaaggagggagaaggaCAGGGATGTGAGCCgtgtgaggagagagagagagatatgagaGACGATGAACTCTAGGGCAATGATCCAGTATTTTACGAAAGCAGGAGATTGCAGTTCATTGGCCATTTGATCAAGTTATTATCGGACGGTGTAAAACTACATGATATATCACAATGGTAACCGAAAGTCTAGAAAAGACTAATTCCAAACTCCCGTCCCGTCTAGCCTTTTCGGTTTGTTAGCACATGGGAGATGGAAAGGGCATATTATCCTCTCTAAGTCCTTATAGTTCGGCAGTGTGACAGTGCTAATGTGGATGTTCGACACATGGTAGCTTGGACATCCAATAGTCCAAGCTTATTGATTATATTGAGCATAGATGATTGGATATCCGAACTATCACGTGTTggacatccacactagcactaTCGAGCtataaggaattggagaggttACTAATCCAATGGAAAATCATTTCTTGATTCTCAGCTTTCTCATTTGACCATTTTAGGGACCTCCCCTCAAATTATAGTTGCACACCACCATTGGA harbors:
- the LOC122657883 gene encoding protein FAR1-RELATED SEQUENCE 5-like isoform X1; its protein translation is MEFEPLNMENEVIEFDMGLADDVVDIEHPVDEDDHDMVESSAGRELYIPEGDMNFEPYEGMEFESEEAAKAFYNSYARRVGFSTRVSMSRRSRRDGAIIQRSFVCAKEGFRVEKDRHGRESKVKRPRAVTRVGCKAMLVVKIQESGKWVVSSFEKEHNHELVPADKVHCLRSHRHVSGSAKSLIDTLQGAGIGPSGIMSALIKEYGGTSNVGFTERDCRNYMRSSRQRTLGGDTQILLDYLKHMHAQNPAFFYAVQGDEDQCMSNIFWADSKARTNYTYFGDTVTFDTTYRSNRYRLPFAPFTGVNHHGQPVLFGCALLINESEASFVWLFKTWLTAMSGRPPVSITTDHDRVIRSAITQVFPETRHRFCKWHIFKEGQEKLSHVYLEHPTFEAEFHKCVNMAESIEEFESCWMALIDRYSLREHEWLQAIYNARRQWVPVYLRNTFFAEMSITQRSDSMNSYFDGYVNASTNLQLLVKQYEKALESRYEKEVKADFDTMNTAPVLKTPSPMEKQAAELYTRKLFVKFQEELVETLTFMATKIEDDGAMNTYRVAKFGEDHKSYIVRLNVLEMKVACSCQMFEFSGLLCRHILTVFRVTNVLTLPSHYILKRWTRNAKSGVILEQRASDLLNSRESVTVRYNNLRQEALKYVDEGVKTIDIYNVAMGALQEAARKVALAKKNGGRLPLVNGTSREDGATDGSQGHWVSSQPQTADEKDKKIQELSHELDRATRKCEVYRANLLTVLKDIEEQKLQLTVKVQNIKLGMRE
- the LOC122657883 gene encoding protein FAR1-RELATED SEQUENCE 5-like isoform X2 translates to MEFEPLNMENEVIEFDMGLADDVVDIEHPVDEDDHDMVESSAGRELYIPEGDMNFEPYEGMEFESEEAAKAFYNSYARRVGFSTRVSMSRRSRRDGAIIQRSFVCAKEGFRVEKDRHGRESKVKRPRAVTRVGCKAMLVVKIQESGKWVVSSFEKEHNHELVPADKVHCLRSHRHVSGSAKSLIDTLQGAGIGPSGIMSALIKEYGGTSNVGFTERDCRNYMRSSRQRTLGGDTQILLDYLKHMHAQNPAFFYAVQGDEDQCMSNIFWADSKARTNYTYFGDTVTFDTTYRSNRYRLPFAPFTGVNHHGQPVLFGCALLINESEASFVWLFKTWLTAMSGRPPVSITTDHDRVIRSAITQVFPETRHRFCKWHIFKEGQEKLSHVYLEHPTFEAEFHKCVNMAESIEEFESCWMALIDRYSLREHEWLQAIYNARRQWVPVYLRNTFFAEMSITQRSDSMNSYFDGYVNASTNLQLLVKQYEKALESRYEKEVKADFDTMNTAPVLKTPSPMEKQAAELYTRKLFVKFQEELVETLTFMATKIEDDGAMNTYRVAKFGEDHKSYIVRLNVLEMKVACSCQMFEFSGLLCRHILTVFRVTNVLTLPSHYILKRWTRNAKSGVILEQRASDLLNSRESVTVRYNNLRQEALKYVDEGVKTIDIYNVAMGALQEAARKVALAKKNGGRLPLVNGTSREDGATDGSQGHWVSSQPQT